From Kitasatospora sp. MAP12-44:
CCAGCGCCGGATGGTCGGGCGGCAGGCCCGCGTCGGCCAGCGCGATGGTCGCCAGGCAGGTGTCCCAGACCGGCGACTGGCAGGCCTCCATCCAGCGCTTGCCGTCCTCGGTGTGCACGGTGAAGCGCTCGAAGGCGGCCAGGCCGGCCTGCATGACGGGGTGTTCCAGCTCGTAGCCGAGCAGGTGCAGGGCGATCAGCGAGTAGACGGCGGGCGGCTGGATGCCGCCCCAGCAGCCGTCGGCCTCCTGGCGCTCGACGATCCACCGCCCGGCGTGACTGAGTGCCAGCCGGCGCAGCGGGCGCACCGCCCGCTTGTGGTAGGCGTGCAGCACCAGGTCCAGCCGCTCGAAGAGCCCGTCCCAGCTGGCGGGCGGCGCGAGCGGGCGCAGCGGGAACGGATTGCCGGGATCGGTGTGCAGCTCGGTGAGCGTGAAGGGGGCCGGCCGCACCGGCCGATGGGCGGAGACGACGGTCAGTGGCACGATGGTCTGCCGGGCCCAGCAGCCGAACGCGTAGATGTTCAGCGGCAGCCACTTGGGCAGGAACATGATCTCGGGGGGCATTTCCGGCAACCGCTCCCACGGCCACCAGCCGAAGAGTGCGAGCCAGATCCGAGTGAAGACGCGGGTCGCCGCGATCCCGCCGGACTCCCGGACGAAGCGGGCCGCGGACAGCATGTGCGGGGCCTCGGGCCGGTCCCCCGCCAGGCGCAGCGCGACATACGCCTCAACGGTGGTGGAGATCTCCGGTGGCCCACCGTGGAAGGTGCTCCACGTCCCGTCCTCACGCTGCTGGGAGCGGATCCACTCGGCGGTGGCGCTGGTCTGGGCCTCGGTGCGGATGCCCAGGAACTGACGCAGTAACAAGTCCTCGGCATCCATGGTGACGTTGGTCTCCAGGTTGCCCTTCCACCAGCCCTCGGAATCCTGGAGGGACAGCAGGTGAGCGGTGGCGCGGCGCAGGGTGTCGTCGATCGCCGCACGGTCCGGGGGTGAATCATCAGGTGGTCGGTTTAGGTCCGACCCCGTGACTTCCCACGAGCCACCACCGGCTGCCAGGACCACCTGGGTCAGGGCGTCCACCGGTGGCCGCTCCTCCACCGCGACCGGCTCGGAATCGTACTCAGGGTCGAGCCGGCCGTCCGCGGTTGCTGTCAACTTGACGTCACCTCTCTCGTACCACCACGAATTCGGCGAGTGCGACGAAGTGCTCGCGCACCTCGCCGGTCATCGGCACCTCGTCCAGAGCGGCGAGGGCGGTCTTGTGACGGCGACGGGCCTCGTCCTGGGTCCAGGACCGCCCGCCGGCCTGCTCGATCAGTGCGGCCCGACCGGCCAGCACCTCCTCGGTCTCCTCGCCGCGCCCCTCGGGGTCGGCGAGCAGTTCGGCGAGCCTGCGCGAGGCGGCGCCGCCCTCGGCGAGCGCGGCGGCCACCGGCAGCGACTTCTTGCGCTGGCGCAGGTCGCCCCAGTGCGGCTTGCCGGTCACCTCGGTGGCGCCCCAGATGCCGAGCAGGTCGTCGACGGCCTGGAAGGCGAGCCCGAGGTGGTAGCCGTAGCGCTCCAGGGCGTCGGCCGTACGGTCGTCCGCACCGGCCAGCACGGCGCCGATCGCGGAGGCGGCGGCGAGCAGGGCGCCGGTCTTGTTGCCCTCCATCTCCAGGCACTCCTCGACGGTGACGACGTCGCGGTGCTCGAAGGAGAGGTCCTGGGCCTGGCCGTCGATCAGCTTGCGGGTCGCGGTGGTCAGCAGGCGCACGGCGCGCGCGGCGTCGGCGGGGGTGGCGTCGCCACTCAGGCCGGCATCGAGCAGCACCTCGGTGCCGAGGGTGGCCAGCGCGTCGCCGACCAGGATCGCCTGGGCCGGACCGAAGACCGTCCAGGCGGTGGCCCGGTGCCTGCGAGTCTCGTCACCGTCCATCAGATCATCATGCAGGAGGGAGAAGTTGTGCACCAGTTCAACGGCGACGCCGCCGGGCACCCCGGCCTGCAGCGGGGCGCCCACGGCCTGCGCGGAGAGCAGCGCGAGCGCCGGGCGCACCGCCTTGCCGCCGTCACCCGCGGCGGGCTTGCCGTCGCGGTCGGTCCAACCGAAGTGGTAGGCGGCGACCGCGTCCATCGGCGGCGCCAGCCGGGCCACCGCCGCGCGCAGCGGCGGGGTGCAGAGCCTGCGGCCGCTGGCCAGCAGCTCCGCTACCGATGCGGGGCCGGCCGAATCGGTCGGTCTCGCGGCCGTGCTGAGGCGTGCCTCCACGTACGTTCCCTCTCCCTGAGCTGTGGTGCTGGTCTCTGTCGGACGATCGGCGCCTGGTGGAACGTCGTCACCCGGGCCGCGGACGGTCATCGGGGCCACCGTCCGTCGCCGCGGTCCACCGGGACGCGGGCCCCGGCCTCCGCGAGAGCGGCGTCGGCGGCGGCGTGACCGCTGCGCACGGCGCTCTCCATCGTCGCGGGCCAGCCGGTGGCCGTCCACGAACCGGCCAGCAGCAGGCCCGGCACGCGGGTGCGGGCGGAGGGCCGCAGCGCGGCGGTGCCCGGCGCCGGGTCGAAGGTCGCGGTGCGCTCGCGGGTCACGAAGAAGTCCAGCACCTCGGCGCCGCGGGCGGCCGGCAGCAGGCGCTCCAGCTCCGGCAGGTAGCGGGCCCGCAGCTCGGCGACCGGCAGCTCGATCTCGTCGTGCACCGCGGACTGCGAGAGCGCGAGGTACTGCGCTCCCGGCCGGGTCTGCGCCAGGCCCGAGTGCGCGGTGCGGTCGAAGACCCACTGCACGGGAGAGCCGAGCGCGGCGAAGAACGGGCGGCGCAGCACCTGGCGGTCGTAGACCACGTGCACATTGAGGATCGGGGCGGTGCCCAGCTCGGTCAGCCGGGCCTGGCCCTCGATCGCGTCGGCCGGCAGCAGCGCGGCGGCCGCGTCCTGCGCGCCGGCCAGCACCACCACGTCGGCCGTCAGCAGCTCACCGCCCTCCAACCGGACCGCGTGCTGCGGACCCTCCTCGGTGGAGACGGTCTTCAGCTCCACCGCCTTGGACCGCAGCAGCACCTTGACCTCGGCGCGGGCGAGCTCGGCCAAGGCGGCGTCGTGGTGCACGGCGCCCAGCGGGACGGCGGC
This genomic window contains:
- a CDS encoding polyprenyl synthetase family protein — protein: MLASGRRLCTPPLRAAVARLAPPMDAVAAYHFGWTDRDGKPAAGDGGKAVRPALALLSAQAVGAPLQAGVPGGVAVELVHNFSLLHDDLMDGDETRRHRATAWTVFGPAQAILVGDALATLGTEVLLDAGLSGDATPADAARAVRLLTTATRKLIDGQAQDLSFEHRDVVTVEECLEMEGNKTGALLAAASAIGAVLAGADDRTADALERYGYHLGLAFQAVDDLLGIWGATEVTGKPHWGDLRQRKKSLPVAAALAEGGAASRRLAELLADPEGRGEETEEVLAGRAALIEQAGGRSWTQDEARRRHKTALAALDEVPMTGEVREHFVALAEFVVVRER
- the hpnE gene encoding hydroxysqualene dehydroxylase HpnE — protein: MTGRTQTRIRSAVVVGGGLAGLTAALRLAEAGLRVTLLESRPRLGGLAFSFRRGELVVDNGQHVFLRCCTAYRGLIERLGAGAQVAIQPRLDVPVLAVVGGRQRLGRLRRAALPVPLHLAASLATYPHLSAPDRLRVVRGALALQRLDLADPALDATSFGDWLRAHGQNARTIEALWDLVGIATLNARADQVSLALAAMVFKTGLLSDPGASDIGIAAVPLGAVHHDAALAELARAEVKVLLRSKAVELKTVSTEEGPQHAVRLEGGELLTADVVVLAGAQDAAAALLPADAIEGQARLTELGTAPILNVHVVYDRQVLRRPFFAALGSPVQWVFDRTAHSGLAQTRPGAQYLALSQSAVHDEIELPVAELRARYLPELERLLPAARGAEVLDFFVTRERTATFDPAPGTAALRPSARTRVPGLLLAGSWTATGWPATMESAVRSGHAAADAALAEAGARVPVDRGDGRWPR
- the shc gene encoding squalene--hopene cyclase gives rise to the protein MTATADGRLDPEYDSEPVAVEERPPVDALTQVVLAAGGGSWEVTGSDLNRPPDDSPPDRAAIDDTLRRATAHLLSLQDSEGWWKGNLETNVTMDAEDLLLRQFLGIRTEAQTSATAEWIRSQQREDGTWSTFHGGPPEISTTVEAYVALRLAGDRPEAPHMLSAARFVRESGGIAATRVFTRIWLALFGWWPWERLPEMPPEIMFLPKWLPLNIYAFGCWARQTIVPLTVVSAHRPVRPAPFTLTELHTDPGNPFPLRPLAPPASWDGLFERLDLVLHAYHKRAVRPLRRLALSHAGRWIVERQEADGCWGGIQPPAVYSLIALHLLGYELEHPVMQAGLAAFERFTVHTEDGKRWMEACQSPVWDTCLATIALADAGLPPDHPALVKATDWMLGEEITRRGDWSVQRPGLAPGGWAFEFENDTYPDIDDTAEVVLALRRVAHPDPQRVAGAVNRGVEWNLGMQSKNGAWGAFDVDNTSTLPNKLPFCDFGEVVDPPSADVTAHVVEMLAEVGKADDPRTRRGVEWLLRNQEAEGSWFGRWGTNYIYGTGSVLPALVAAQVPLGDPAIRRAVRWLEERQNPDGGWGEDMRSYEDPEQWSGRGESTASQTAWALMALLAAGEGPGGRYAPEGGGGTAAVERGVRWLAATQLPEGSWDEPQFTGTGFPWDFSINYHLYRLVFPVTALGRYLHGNPVLGADRRLR